The genomic region GGCGAATACGAGACCCAGGCCGTGGTCATCGCCGCCGGCGTGACCAGGGTGCGCCCGGGCATCGACAACATCGCCGACTACGAAGGCAAGGGCGTCTCGTATTGCGTCAGTTGCGACGGCTTTTTCTACCGGGGCCGCAAGGTGCTCGTGGTCGGCGAAGGCAACTATGCCGCCAACCAGGCTTTGGAACTGACCAACTTCACCAAGGACGTCACTGTCCATACCCAGGGCAAGGAGCCGGCGATGGGCGATGGATTCGCAGCCAAGCTGGAAGCCGCCGGCATCGCCGTGACCACCGACAAAATCGTACACCTTGCCGGCGAGCCGGCCATGACCGCCGCCGTGCTGGAGAACGGCCGGGAGATCGCGGCCGACGGCCTGTTTGTGGCCATGGGGCAGGCCTCGGCCCTGGATTTCGCCAAGACGCTGGGCGTTGCCTCCCGTGGGGCCTTCCTGGAGGCGGACCACGAACAAAAAACCAACATCCCCGGGGTATTCGCCGCCGGGG from Solidesulfovibrio fructosivorans JJ] harbors:
- a CDS encoding NAD(P)/FAD-dependent oxidoreductase, which encodes MNRIQCLIIGAGPAGLSAAIYTARAGMDTVVAGCEPKIAGDYDIDNYFGFPETITGRALIERGVRQAQRFGARVICERVLSVHMTDDGAFVAKTDKGEYETQAVVIAAGVTRVRPGIDNIADYEGKGVSYCVSCDGFFYRGRKVLVVGEGNYAANQALELTNFTKDVTVHTQGKEPAMGDGFAAKLEAAGIAVTTDKIVHLAGEPAMTAAVLENGREIAADGLFVAMGQASALDFAKTLGVASRGAFLEADHEQKTNIPGVFAAGDCVGHFMQISVAVGEGAKAGRAAIAHIKERAGQA